Within Rhodobacter xanthinilyticus, the genomic segment TGCGCCAGCACCCCAAGCGCCGCCGCACCGGCCAGCACCCGTGCCATGCCCCAACCACGCTTGAACACCGCCCAGATCGCGAGGGCGGCAATCCCCGCCGCAGGCGGATCGAGCGTGCCGAGTTGCGGCAGATCGAGGCTCAGCGGGCCAAGGCTGACCCGCGTCACCTCGCGCCAGATCAGATGCAGCCCGAACCAGAGCGCCAGATTGGCGATCACCCCCACTACCGCCGCCGTCACCGCCGAAAGGGCGGCGCCAAGGGTCCGGTTCGCCCGCAGCCGCTCGACAAAGGGGCGCCAAGCAGGATCCAGGCGAAACAGGGGCAAAGGTCACCCAGGTCGCCAGAAGCCCGCCAAGCGTGCCTGCAAGCAGCGGCCCCTCCCCCAGCGGTGCGAAAGGCCGCCATGAAGCCCACGAATTGCAGCACCATGATCAACGGACCTGGCGTCGTTTCCGCCATCCCGAGCCCGTCTAGCATCTCGCCGGGCGCAAGCCAGCCGTAATGACCAACCGCGGCCTGCGCCACCCAGGCCAGCACCGCATAGGCGCCGCCAAAGGTCAGTACCGCGAGCTTCGAGAAAAAGACGCTTGACGCTTTCGCGGTGAGCAGCGTCGCCACGGAACGAGCCAGAGGACAAGCGCGATCCCGCCTGCCTTCAGGGCCGCGCGGCGTTCGGGTCCGGCCGGGTCGCCGTGTTCTGCGCCGAGCAGTGTTTCCCCATCCCTCACGGTGGCGGGGCCCTGCGCGCCGTGGCCGCCGCGCCAAAGGCCTTCGGCACCATCACGCCGCCAAGCGCGCCGATCAGCGCCGCGGCGGCGACGATCAGCGGGAAGGGCAGGGCGAAGGCAAAGAGCCCGATGAAGGCGAAAATCGCCACAAGCCGCTGCGCCCGCGTCGTCAGCGCCCGTTTCGCCACCCGCTGCACCGCCTGCGCCACGATCGCCAGCACCCCGGCCTTGAGGCCGAAGAACAACCCGGACACCGCGCCCACATCGCCCCAAAGCGCATAGATCCAGCTGAGCGCCATCAGCACCAGCACCCCCGGCGTGATGAAAAATAGCCCCGCCAGCAGCGCGCCCCTGACCCCATGCAGCAACCAGCCGACATAGGTCGCCAGCTGCATCGCCTCGGGCCCGGGCAGGAGCATGCAAAAGTTCAGCGCATGCAGGAACCGGGCATCGCCCAGCCAGCGTTTTTCCTCGACAAGGATGCGGTGCATCACCGCGATCTGTCCGGCCGGGCCGCCAAAGGACAAGGCCGCGATCCGCGCCCAGACAAGGGCGGCTGCACCGAAAGCGGGTCGTGTGATCGTCGCGGTCATGCTGGACCCTCCGGCAGCGAAGATGCGGTGCCCGGCGCAGGATTGTCAAATCCGCACCGGGCACCACACGGGCATGCCGGGCTCAGGCCGCGTCGTAATGGGCGAAGATCGGGGTCTGCCCGTCGGCCTTGATCAGATGCACGTCATAGGCCTCGCGCTGATCCTCGGGGCCCATGCCGGGGGCGCCGAGCGGCATGCCCGGAACCGCCAGCCCCAGCGCCGCGGGGCGCTCGGCCAGAAGCCTGCGAATGTCGGCGGGGGAACGTGGCCCTCGATCACATAACCCTCGACCTGGGCGGTGTGACAGGACCGCATAGGCTCGGGGATGCCGCTTTGCACCTTGAGCGCCTGCAGCGCGTCATAGTCGATTACCTTTGTCGTGACGGCAAAGCCGTCGGCGCGCAGCACATCGATCCAGGCCTCGCAGCAGCTGCAATCGGGATCCTTGACGACAAGGATCGCGACCGGCTCGGCGGCGGCAAGGGGCGCGGCGGCAAGAAGCCCGCGGCAAGGGCAAGGATCTGACGGCGGGACAGGTCGTGCTTGGTCATCTCGGTTCTCCCTCAGGCACGCACAAGGAATTCGGTCATCATGCCGGTCGCAAGATGGCCCATGTTGTGACAATGCAGCATCCAGGGCGCGGCCTCGCCCGCATCCAGCGCGACCGTCACGCTGCCCATCGGCGGCACCGAAACGGTGTCGCGCACGGCGCCGGCAAAGCGGGCGCCGTTCACTTCGATCACCTGGAAAGTATGGCCGTGCAGGTGCATCGGATGCGCCATCATCGACATGTTGTGAAACATCATCTCGACCCGCTCGCCCGATTTCGCCTCGACCGGAAGGCGGTTTTCCCAGCTGCGCCCGTCGATCGTCCATTGATAGGGCAGCATCGACCCCATCAGCATCACCATCGGCTGCGCCGTGGCAGGCCGGGCGACGAGTGGCGTGACGGCGCGCAGCGCGATCTCCTGCCTCATGTCCCCCGAAACCGCCGGATGCGGGTCCTCGGACAGATCGGCCAGCTTCGGCACCGCGGCCCCTTTCGGCACTAGGATCAGCCCGGTGCGCTCGCGCGTGCCTTCGCGCAGCGCAAGGATCGGCACGGCAGCGCCATCGCCGGACAAGTCGATCTCGATGTCGAGCCGCTGGCCCGATGCGGGCAGCGGCACCACCCACGACGACCGCGACGAGCGCGCCGCAGAAGGCCGTCATCGACGCGCCGTCGATCCCCGCAGCCGCACCCGGCCACCCCGCTCGACCCTCGGATCGCGTGCGGTCGTTCGCCAGATAGGCGTCGTAATCGTTCATTCCCCCCTCGTGCATCTCGGCCATGCCGGGCATCGCCCCCCCCCGCATCGGCGCGGCGGCATGATCCATGGCGCCGTGATCAATCGCCGTGCCGCCGGTGAGCGTCGCAAGCACCTCCTGCGGGGGCGCGAAGGCGAAATCATGCAGCAGCATCCTGCCGGTCTGGGGGGGGGGGCGGCGCACGATCAGCGGCGCGGCCCAGAAGGCCGATTTCCTGCTCGGGGATATGGCTGTGCAAAAAACGTGCCCGGCGGGCCTCGAAATCAAAGCTGCGGCTTTGACCCGGTTTCATCGGTTGGGTGGTTGGCATCATTGGGGGGCCAAATGCACGATGGTCGATATCAAGCGCATTCGTCAGATCGGTGCGGAAGCGCTGGCCCGGATCAAGGCGCAGGCCGGGGCGGCCCTGCGCATCGAGCAGGCCCATCACCGTGGCCGCGCGGCCGTTGACCTCGATCACCCGCGTCGTGGCGGTAAGCGAGAAACTGTCGGCGGCCGCCCGGGCGCGGGCGGGAACAAGGGGGAGCGCGGCAAAGGCTGCGGTTGCGGCCAGAAAGCCGCGGCGGGAAAGATTGGTCATGGTGATCTCCGGTTCAAGAAAGGGGAACGTGGCGAAGATCAGGTGCGGGGCGGTGGGGCCTCGGGTTCCGGGGTTCCAAGGGCGGCCAGCGGCAAACGCGCGGCGGGGGTCAGGGTCGAGACCCGTTCGGCCCGCGGCAGGTTGTACAGGGTCGGGCGTCAGCGAACTTGCCAGACAATGCTGCAGGCAGCCGTCAGCGGTGGCAGGGGCGGTCTTGCCCGGGGTCATGGCGTGATGGCCGCCCCCCATCTGATGGGCGCAATCGACGCTTTGGGCATGGTCCGGGCAGGACGCTGCCATGACGGGCGCGGGCAGGACAAGACCCGCCAGAAAGATGGCGAGCAGGGCAAGCCGAAGCAGGGCGAAAACAGCGCGCATGGGTCAACCTTCGCATGCCGCCCAGCCCTTGTCAGGTAAGAAAGGCGCGATCGACCCGGGCTTTGGCGGGATCGATCAGAGCGC encodes:
- a CDS encoding multicopper oxidase domain-containing protein, which produces MPLPASGQRLDIEIDLSGDGAAVPILALREGTRERTGLILVPKGAAVPKLADLSEDPHPAVSGDMRQEIALRAVTPLVARPATAQPMVMLMGSMLPYQWTIDGRSWENRLPVEAKSGERVEMMFHNMSMMAHPMHLHGHTFQVIEVNGARFAGAVRDTVSVPPMGSVTVALDAGEAAPWMLHCHNMGHLATGMMTEFLVRA
- a CDS encoding cupredoxin domain-containing protein — encoded protein: MRAVFALLRLALLAIFLAGLVLPAPVMAASCPDHAQSVDCAHQMGGGHHAMTPGKTAPATADGCLQHCLASSLTPDPVQPAAGRTGLDPDPRRAFAAGRPWNPGTRGPTAPHLIFATFPFLEPEITMTNLSRRGFLAATAAFAALPLVPARARAAADSFSLTATTRVIEVNGRAATVMGLLDAQGRPGLRLDPGQRFRTDLTNALDIDHRAFGPPMMPTTQPMKPGQSRSFDFEARRARFLHSHIPEQEIGLLGRAADRAPPPPPDRQDAAA